Part of the Nicotiana tabacum cultivar K326 chromosome 20, ASM71507v2, whole genome shotgun sequence genome, AAATTGAATCAGATTCAACGGATATAATAAAGATgtttattgatgaaaatgatagcTCTAATGCATGTTTACTTAAATGCAGATCATTAATGCGCCAACTGAAATCCCCGGTGATCAAGCATAATTTTAGGGAAGAAAATGCAGTAGCAGATTGCCTAGCTAAGGAAGCAGTCAAGAATTTCAAGTCGGATAAATGCTACCACCTTGCTTGTCCACCTCTTTTTGTTGAAGCCATCTTGGAAAAGGACATGCAAGGCCTTTGTTTTGGTATTAAACAACTAAGCACCAGTGTTTGTAATAGTTTAGTAACATTAAACAATAGTAATGTCCTTCGGGACTATGTAACTTCGGTGAAAGTTTTTGCGTATTAATATATATGCTTCCTTAtcgttaaaaaaaaaagaaatatattaGACTAATGTTTTTGGCTTCCAGTGTTCTTATTTTCATAGGACTACTATTTATACTTTCAATATAATTTAAagggaaaatttcacataagaatAACTAAGCTTCATgctttttaattttatagcctatatttcaatttacaaccaattagcccaaaaataacaggctaagattcaacatccaactccaataggttctagaaattactatttaatttttaaagaagattgctcaagcttttaagttcattttcgaatcagtaactgtgactcaaatattagttcaacaaaccaaatctatttggatggtgaaaattaaatttttaacaagcttaaacatgtgagtttaaatttcaaatttaattttgtgagaaatttagagcgggtgttatttagacttgttagaaatagtataaggaagttgtatataaaatttaaagtcatttaatggagatttggactggttttgaacaagaattacaATTGAAAATCGTgaaagaagttcgtctacagacgtttgtataaaggtgtataatagtgtataagatgtgtttatacactcatatacactattatacaagattatacataattatacaaaaaactaacttcgtcttcttccttgtgtcttttctaaaatttaactcaaatcttgctcaaatctactccaaatcacttcaaatttaaattttgaactccttttgatattttctaacaattggaacaacacccaatccaaacaactaacaaactcaaaaaatcctattttcgaaagcaaagctttgaataaCCTTCAATGGTGGACTTTTACTCTTAAATTTTCTTACATTTCAACCAGGTAACACAGGGTAAGAAGCAGCAATGGCGGACGACCCcgtgaagcatatgtagaagatgtgagaagaataGAGAGTGAACGCAATGATTGTGAGAACACATATTTAACTCCATAGtttttagaagcaatggttgtaagaacacaagttttgaatttgctagtgctttcaaaatatgtacaatatgggctaagttaggtaaaacttaaaaatataggCCATTTTTTGTTTTGCTGTAAAGTctatgtattttcttgtaattctttctaaTTTGAACTTGGGAAATTATTACAACTTGCGTTTGTTTGGATGTTCgtttataaatttttaaaaaacaaaggtacttttaatttttttttgaaatagaaatacttgccaaaatataaataaagacaattattgtacatgttttttgaaaaagaaaaacttgACCAATTTTTTCCCCAAAGATTGTTTTAACAGGCCTCCAAATGACTTTTGGATGTGTACAAAATTATTGACATGATTCTTGCGGCCAATAAGTTGGAATCTATTTATTCTCTCCTATGTTTTATTATTCCCTCCCATCTTTTTAATTGGATTGCGCTATACGTATGAAAGAATATACGTCATTGATGTATTTGACAAATCAAATATCATGATATAATAATGAAATATTCTGGTTAGTCGATAATATTAAAATTAGTTGGAAACGATTCCCGTGAAAAGCTTCATTAGCGCCAAATTCGTGTTGATTTTTGCTTATTATACCTGCTGATGTAGCATTATAAATAATATTGTTACTTTTGCTGCCGTCGGaaatttgttttggatttttcacCCAATGTTCGATACTCACATTGAGACTCAAACTAAACTTGTGTCGCATAAGATCATTAAAGGTGAAACACTTCTTATCAAGATTATGATTAAGAGTTAAGCGATCCTATTTATCTTACCATAACCTTTGGTGATCCTCCCATTTATTTTATGTGAAGGGATTAAGGAGTTTAAAGAAATTTAATAAAACTCTTTGACATACAATCTAAATAGTACGGATTGGAGTGCTAGCTTACCAGCAAACTCCTCGCCTTTCACAGTTGAGGTGAAGGGTTCAATCCTCATAAGTAATATATCATCCCCTTCTCCGATTCCAGATGTAAATTTAaacaataatatataaaaaacatCAAAGATTCTATTAAATGAGTTTTGCAAagaatttcatatatatatatatatatatatatatatatatatatatatatatatatatatttatttattttcttattataaAATACAGACCTTCTATATCAAATGCGTTCTAACAACTCATGTCATTAACTATGGATAAACTATGAAATGATAAAACTgaataaattttaaaaagaagaaaatatcatTCTTTTTAACAGATTAAAAAGTAAAACATGTCACGTGTCACGTGATATTAAGATATTTGTTTGCATATGTATGTTTAGTGCCTCAACATTCATAGGATATGACCTTTTCTTGCTGTAACAAAGGAAGATTCGATTTTTGAGGCATACCGAGTATTACTCAAAGCCATTATATATGATTAACGTTTTTAATCACCCACTTGAAAAAACCCTCGTAGGATTTTTAGatgaattattattaattaacggCAATTTTATATTTCATGGTTGAACCATATAAATACGTGTGGAAAATAGATATAGATAGAGTTAAATATAcatttcagaaattattttatagTATCAAAACTTACATCGTCTAAAATCTTAATGAGAAATTTTCATGAAGCacttttagtggtaattagctatctatagataccatttgctatattacggattgtagatacattttctgttgttataagatgtattagatgtatttaagctactgtattcatgaatatagtagcaaaaataggcgtgaatcagggaagtctagctaatcagttgttgtattcgagtgtattcatggcgtgaaacatgagattacagcttgacagattattgtattcaactgtattcacggcgtgaaacaggggattacactgtttttaaacgaaaattgaatcaattaacataatcgACTCCTAatataaactcaacaaactcaattacaacacacaaaatttgtatttccagttataaaaaagattctcaaccgaaaaataccccaaaaacatagcaatcttcagagaaattatataatacataaattatattaattaaaaaaatatatgaatacattcatggcatatagcgagacagtaaatacaatgaaatacatagaatacaacgggatacattgaaatacaatgaaaaaaagatagtgaatacaatcAAATACATGGAAtatagcgagatacattgaattacaataaaaaaaatagacaataaatataatgaaatacataaaaatacagcgtgatacgttgaaaatacattgaaatatattcaACCTATATGCAATTTGTAGGTTGCAGTGATTTACTCCTGATTTTGCAGAAATCGCCTAGTGACGGAGAAGAAGCACCTTTTATAAGGTCAGGTAATGGTTTagttgttgcggaagccaaatgtatatagtgtgaataagtcacaactactataccaaaaattatgacagccaccaaataataaataagacaataaaacaacaataaagggaacaccagaatttacgaggttcggctaattttgcctactcctcggacacaaccaatattttattccactccaaaaatacaagtgaaataatactaaagagagaagatacaaatgccttaaacagatgagaaggcaaatgagaggtgtgtttcaatcctaaacattaggccttcttttataggggaaaaatccccccaaacttaactcccaaccaatgtgggactttggcattttgccaaacttcaacaaatctccaccttggcaaaattccacattttcaattctctctcaataacaaattttggttgtatcttcatcttcaatcttcagtgttcaacaatgttgatcaaatccaaacaatgttgaaacttgatcgcagtcaccaccttagttagcatatcagcaggattctccgtagtatgaattttcttcactgtgactcctccttcttctatgatttctcgtacgaaatgataccgaacatcaatatgcttcgtccttgcatgataaacttggttcttcgctaattgaatagcactttgactatcacaaaaaattgtgatacctttttgttcaacaccaagctcctttagcaatccttgaagccaaattgcctccttcacagcctctgtaatagccatgtactctgcctctgttgtagacaaagcaactgttgactgcaaagtagacttccaactaactggtgcttttgcaaaagtaaacacataaccagtagttgatcttcgtttgtccagatcacccgcaaaatctgagtcacaatatccaactacagactgattgtattcctgctcaaaaactaacccgacatctacagtattatgaatataccgtagaatccacttcacagcttgccaatgctccttccctggattgtgcatatatctgctaataattccaacagcttgtgaaatgtcaggccttgtgcaaaccattgcatacatcaagctaccaacagcatttgcgtatggtacctttgacatatactctcgttcagcttcatccattggcgacataatagtacttagcttaaaatgggaagcaagtggagtactaactcgcttagtcttgtcatctatgccaaaacgttgaagtactctcttcaaatattccttttgagataaacagagtttctttgaacgtctatctcaaattatctccatgccaagaattttctttgcctcgccaagatccttcatctcaaactccttcttcagttgaatcttcaacttatcaatttcttcctaattcttggaagctatcaacatatcatcaacatataggagaagatatataaaggaaccatctttaagcctgcgcaaatacacacaatgaccgtatttgcttctcttgtacccttgctgcaacataaacttgtcaaatcgtttgtaccattgtctagaagattgtttcaaaccgtacaacgatttttcaagtttgcacaccatattttcttttccagcaactttgaatccttctggctgagtcatgtaaattcctcctccaagtttccatacatccatctgaactagttccaaatccaattgtgctaccaaagccaacataattctaatggaggaatgttttacaactggagaaaacacttcattgtaatcaattccctccttttgagcatatcctttggccaccaatcttgctttgtagcgaacatctacttggttaggaaatccttccttctttgcaaatacccatttgcacccaattgctttctttcccttcgggagattggccaatctccatgtatgattctgatgaagggactgtatttcatcattcatggcaatcctccacttatcttcttctgaactttggacagcgtctttataagtagtaggaacatcatcagctacaattgaggttgcacaagcaaccgtctctatgagacgaacgtgtttcgttattgttctttttggcctgctggttgctattgattcaagttgttgttgaggttcctgagttggaatctcctctactgactctccttccagagggtaatcttcatttgtttcctcctctgcttcttgtgaaggaaaaataaattttccctcaaactccacctgcttagaagcacatttattttgtttggtatcttctgttaccttatttaccatagcagattcatcaaaggtaacatccctgctgaatattactttctttgttataggacaccataagcgatatcctttgactccagaagtaattcccataaaaatagccttctttgcccttggatccaattttgactctgtcacatgataatatgcagttgagc contains:
- the LOC142174581 gene encoding uncharacterized protein LOC142174581, which encodes MDINPRQVFHQIWEFLFFTEKNLIQQSSIKIKIHWERPPPNKIKLNIDGAFLKEKLHAGIGGVFRNSSGNWIMGFTKSCYTSRSMQTELLALEQGLKLAVKMPFAAIEIESDSTDIIKMFIDENDSSNACLLKCRSLMRQLKSPVIKHNFREENAVADCLAKEAVKNFKSDKCYHLACPPLFVEAILEKDMQGLCFGIKQLSTSVCNSLVTLNNSNVLRDYVTSVKVFAY